One region of Quercus lobata isolate SW786 chromosome 2, ValleyOak3.0 Primary Assembly, whole genome shotgun sequence genomic DNA includes:
- the LOC115965899 gene encoding LEAF RUST 10 DISEASE-RESISTANCE LOCUS RECEPTOR-LIKE PROTEIN KINASE-like 2.1: MHPHLFPTITLFLIIVTITLIHCPTSLCADDEKYLTCEAPFNCSNLVNLSYPFWASNRPNYCGHPSFQLNCSSDVPQINITTMNYRVLEINNSSRSLMVARTDYLDTICPAAFVNTTIDNNLFSYITSSDTNLTLYYNCRTPLATIPTLPSFYQFNCSRSSSTEFINYYTLSSETFLAISNYIGACNYWVNVPILQSKVPTTPTYDAVIAAIDSGFMLEWDANNSQCDTCLEAGGLCGSDPTTSTFACHCTNGTFASGCSSESTSKHPFLLS; encoded by the coding sequence atgcATCCCCATCTCTTCCCAACCATCACTTTGTTCTTGATTATAGTAACCATAACCTTAATCCATTGTCCAACATCTTTGTGTGCGGATGATGAGAAATACCTCACCTGTGAGGCACCATTTAACTGTAGCAACCTTGTGAACCTCAGTTATCCATTCTGGGCATCCAATCGACCAAACTATTGTGGTCACCCTAGTTTTCAGTTAAACTGCAGCAGCGATGTTCCGCAGATCAACATCACTACCATGAATTACAGAGTCCTTGAAATCAATAACTCATCACGGAGTCTCATGGTTGCTAGGACGGATTACTTAGACACGATTTGCCCTGCTGCGTTCGTTAATACCACCATTGATAACAACTTATTTTCCTATATTACTTCAAGTGATACGAACCTGACACTCTATTATAATTGCCGTACGCCTCTAGCTACTATTCCAACTCTTCCCTCCTTTTATCAGTTTAATTGCTCCAGAAGCAGCAGTACCGAGTTCATCAATTACTATACCCTGAGCTCTGAGACTTTTTTGGCAATTAGCAACTATATCGGAGCATGCAACTACTGGGTCAATGTtccaattttgcaatcaaaaGTTCCAACTACTCCAACTTATGATGCAGTAATTGCAGCTATTGATAGCGGTTTCATGTTAGAGTGGGATGCAAATAATTCTCAATGTGATACATGCCTCGAGGCTGGAGGGCTGTGTGGTTCCGACCCAACCACGAGTACATTCGCTTGCCATTGTACAAACGGGACTTTTGCATCCGGTTGTAGCTCTGAATCAACAAGTAAGCATCCATTTTTGTTGTCATAA
- the LOC115965907 gene encoding LEAF RUST 10 DISEASE-RESISTANCE LOCUS RECEPTOR-LIKE PROTEIN KINASE-like 2.1 produces MYPLIFFFFFFLFLSVAPDDECYHQPPFDCGPFKNLSYPFTYELQPSQSHCGQPEFRLTNCAPTDSPELTISPLTYRVLRLNQANKTMTLARSDLWNNTCLADQFNNSTILNSTILDYTTDNEDLTIYYGCFFKFTEMRILPTNLFNCSSVNEEMSASFYITGRVPTDPILNITTCHVGVTLKILQTAAFQLTSKQASLREVLMEGFNVNYSNCISQPCPKPPDNGNNTGLKLGKHFIDKLFLQPIAW; encoded by the exons ATGTATCcattaatcttcttcttcttcttcttcctcttcctctccgTCGCCCCCGACGACGAATGTTATCATCAGCCGCCCTTCGACTGTGGGCCCTTCAAGAATCTCTCTTACCCCTTCACCTACGAACTCCAGCCCTCCCAGTCCCACTGCGGCCAGCCCGAGTTCCGACTCACCAACTGCGCCCCTACCGATTCACCCGAGTTGACTATCTCACCTCTGACTTACCGAGTCCTCCGACTCAACCAGGCCAACAAAACCATGACCCTTGCCCGCTCAGACCTCTGGAACAACACCTGCCTCGCGGATCAATTCAATAATTCCACGATTCTAAATTCTACTATTCTGGATTACACAACCGACAATGAGGACCTCACTATCTACTACGGTTGCTTCTTTAAATTTACGGAGATGCGGATTCTTCCAACTAATCTCTTTAACTGTAGCAGCGTTAATGAGGAAATGAGCGCTTCTTTTTATATAACCGGTCGGGTTCCGACCGATCCGATTCTCAATATTACCACCTGCCACGTCGGGGTCACACTCAAAATCCTTCAAACGGCGGCGTTTCAGCTAACAAGCAAACAGGCCTCACTTAGGGAGGTTTTGATGGAAGGTTTTAATGTGAATTATAGTAATTGTATCTCTCAGCCGTGTCCCAAGCCGCCAG ATAATGGAAACAATACAGGTCTCAAATTAGGTAAACATTTTATCGACAAACTTTTCCTCCAACCCATTGCATGGTGA
- the LOC115975769 gene encoding LEAF RUST 10 DISEASE-RESISTANCE LOCUS RECEPTOR-LIKE PROTEIN KINASE-like 1.4 isoform X1 — translation MCSMRTVIQKRKPRQTLFPFSGLYVSGAAIAGILFGVWVFSIIQRRKRRAQESKSKDLPTPPSSTVPASSINFSRSIPSYPYSKSDLEKGSTYFGAQIFSYDELEEATNNFDTSRELGDGGFGTVYYGKLHDGRIVAVKRLYENNLKRVEQFMNEVEILTKIRHKNLVTLYGCTSKRSRELILVYEYIPNGTVADHLHGNRSKSGLLTWPVRLSIAIESAEALAFLHLSDVIHRDVKTNNILLDEKFQVKVADFGLSRLFPTDVTHVSTAPQGTPGYVDPEYYQCYQLTDKSDVYSFGVVLIELISSLPAVDTNRHRHDINLANMAVNKIQNHALHELVDPLIGFEKDYTVKKMTTSVAELAFRCLQQERDMRPSMDEVLEILRGIQNEEIGAQKAEVVDIRAADDVGLLKNIPPPLSPDSVVNDKWVSSSTPPNSF, via the exons ATGTGCTCAATGAGAACGGTAATACAGAAGAGAAAACCTAGACAAACTCTTTTTCCATTTTCAGGCCTATACGTATCAGGTGCAGCTATTGCTGGAATTCTTTTCGGTGTCTGGGTCTTTTCCATCATTCAACGGAGGAAAAGACGTGCTCAAGAATCTAAAAGCAAAGACCTGCCTACACCTCCCTCAAGCACAGTACCTGCTTCTTCAATTAATTTCTCTCGAAGCATCCCATCTTATCCCTACTCAAAGTCGGATCTTGAAAAGGGAAGCACCTACTTTGGAGCACAGATCTTCAGCTATGATGAACTGGAAGAAGCCACTAACAATTTTGACACTTCTAGAGAACTTGGAGATGGGGGCTTCGGCACTGTTTACTATG GCAAGCTCCATGATGGGCGCATAGTTGCAGTGAAGCGCctatatgaaaataatttgaAACGTGTTGAGCAGTTCATGAATGAAGTTGAGATCCTAACTAAGATAAGGCACAAAAACCTTGTGACACTGTATGGATGCACCTCAAAACGTAGCCGAGAACTTATCCTGGTTTACGAATACATTCCCAATGGAACTGTGGCTGATCATCTTCATGGAAATCGTTCGAAATCCGGTTTGCTGACTTGGCCAGTTCGGTTGAGCATTGCCATAGAGTCAGCTGAGGCACTGGCATTCCTCCATCTATCAGATGTTATACACCGTGATGTCAAAACCAACAACATTCTCCTTGACGAGAAATTCCAAGTGAAAGTGGCTGATTTCGGTTTGTCACGGTTGTTCCCAACAGATGTCACACACGTATCAACTGCTCCACAGGGGACACCTGGGTATGTCGATCCTGAGTATTACCAGTGCTACCAACTCACTGACAAAAGTGATGTTTATAGCTTTGGAGTGGTATTAATTGAACTTATATCATCATTACCAGCTGTGGACACCAATAGGCACCGGCACGATATAAATTTGGCTAATATGGCTGTCAACAAGATTCAAAATCATGCGTTACATGAGTTGGTTGATCCGCTTATTGGATTTGAAAAGGATTACACTGTAAAGAAGATGACAACGTCAGTGGCAGAATTGGCTTTTCGGTGCTTGCAACAGGAGAGGGATATGAGGCCTAGCATGGATGAAGTACTGGAGATATTGAGAGGAATCCAAAATGAAGAGATAGGTGCTCAGAAAGCTGAAGTGGTGGATATTAGGGCAGCAGATGATGTTGGGCTTTTGAAGAATATTCCTCCCCCGCTTTCTCCAGATTCAGTTGTGAATGATAAATGGGTTAGCAGCTCTACTCCACCTAATTCCTTCTAG
- the LOC115975769 gene encoding LEAF RUST 10 DISEASE-RESISTANCE LOCUS RECEPTOR-LIKE PROTEIN KINASE-like 1.4 isoform X2, which produces MCSMRTVIQKRKPRQTLFPFSGLYVSGAAIAGILFGVWVFSIIQRRKRRAQESKSKDLPTPPSSTVPASSINFSRSIPSYPYSKSDLEKGSTYFGAQIFSYDELEEATNNFDTSRELGDGGFGTVYYGKLHDGRIVAVKRLYENNLKRVEQFMNEVEILTKIRHKNLVTLYGCTSKRSRELILVYEYIPNGTVADHLHGNRSKSGLLTWPVRLSIAIESAEALAFLHLSDVIHRDVKTNNILLDEKFQVKVADFGLSRLFPTDVTHVSTAPQGTPGYVDPEYYQCYQLTDKSDVYSFGVVLIELISSLPAVDTNRHRHDINLANMAVNKIQNHALHELVDPLIGFEKDYTVKKMTTSVAELAFRCLQQERDMRPSMDEVLEILRGIQNEEIGAQKAEVVDIRAADDVGLLKNIPPPLSPDSVVNDKWQMQDFRRTA; this is translated from the exons ATGTGCTCAATGAGAACGGTAATACAGAAGAGAAAACCTAGACAAACTCTTTTTCCATTTTCAGGCCTATACGTATCAGGTGCAGCTATTGCTGGAATTCTTTTCGGTGTCTGGGTCTTTTCCATCATTCAACGGAGGAAAAGACGTGCTCAAGAATCTAAAAGCAAAGACCTGCCTACACCTCCCTCAAGCACAGTACCTGCTTCTTCAATTAATTTCTCTCGAAGCATCCCATCTTATCCCTACTCAAAGTCGGATCTTGAAAAGGGAAGCACCTACTTTGGAGCACAGATCTTCAGCTATGATGAACTGGAAGAAGCCACTAACAATTTTGACACTTCTAGAGAACTTGGAGATGGGGGCTTCGGCACTGTTTACTATG GCAAGCTCCATGATGGGCGCATAGTTGCAGTGAAGCGCctatatgaaaataatttgaAACGTGTTGAGCAGTTCATGAATGAAGTTGAGATCCTAACTAAGATAAGGCACAAAAACCTTGTGACACTGTATGGATGCACCTCAAAACGTAGCCGAGAACTTATCCTGGTTTACGAATACATTCCCAATGGAACTGTGGCTGATCATCTTCATGGAAATCGTTCGAAATCCGGTTTGCTGACTTGGCCAGTTCGGTTGAGCATTGCCATAGAGTCAGCTGAGGCACTGGCATTCCTCCATCTATCAGATGTTATACACCGTGATGTCAAAACCAACAACATTCTCCTTGACGAGAAATTCCAAGTGAAAGTGGCTGATTTCGGTTTGTCACGGTTGTTCCCAACAGATGTCACACACGTATCAACTGCTCCACAGGGGACACCTGGGTATGTCGATCCTGAGTATTACCAGTGCTACCAACTCACTGACAAAAGTGATGTTTATAGCTTTGGAGTGGTATTAATTGAACTTATATCATCATTACCAGCTGTGGACACCAATAGGCACCGGCACGATATAAATTTGGCTAATATGGCTGTCAACAAGATTCAAAATCATGCGTTACATGAGTTGGTTGATCCGCTTATTGGATTTGAAAAGGATTACACTGTAAAGAAGATGACAACGTCAGTGGCAGAATTGGCTTTTCGGTGCTTGCAACAGGAGAGGGATATGAGGCCTAGCATGGATGAAGTACTGGAGATATTGAGAGGAATCCAAAATGAAGAGATAGGTGCTCAGAAAGCTGAAGTGGTGGATATTAGGGCAGCAGATGATGTTGGGCTTTTGAAGAATATTCCTCCCCCGCTTTCTCCAGATTCAGTTGTGAATGATAAATGG CAGATGCAAGATTTCAGGAGAACTGCTTGA